From Linepithema humile isolate Giens D197 chromosome 8, Lhum_UNIL_v1.0, whole genome shotgun sequence, one genomic window encodes:
- the LOC137001538 gene encoding uncharacterized protein isoform X2 has product MSDTSDSDDESRPYVIVQFVTRGRKGSIKQLDIVPRNWLDWNAKTKKIKCKFLPPPYTERDSELLHNIVKNLDTAPTSWPEYTVEIKAHGKTYADALLRLQLLNDKEFAFTSNSNEDQNEKSKKVENSIRKKKLLKNEEQINELFNSVTTVEEFLHEDRLPNECENLSKRLEKKNKCTDESAICDTLFEDECMSQQTNDKNYTAMKNDSYEESSKDKHDKDEKFYDLDLFSNNLDQQCQEENVLLFENEIPVISTIPNILTNQLNEGSADVIQQLKSAIEINDTMCLFTSVHRCRSNIIEKH; this is encoded by the exons atgtcTGACACTAGTGATAGTGACGACGAAAGTCGTCCATACGTGATCGTCCAATTCGTGACAAGAGGAAGAAAAGGGTCCATAAAACAACTGGACATTGTGCCAAGAAATTGGCTCGACTGGAACGcgaagacaaaaaaaataaaatgtaaatttcttcCGCCACCATACACTGAGAGAGATTCCGAACTGTTACATAACATTGTAAAGAATTTAGACACTGCACCAACATCATGGCCGGAGTACACCGTGGAAATTAAAGCACATGGAA AAACGTATGCCGATGCTCTGCTtagattacaattattaaatgacaAGGAATTTGCTTTTACAAGTAATTCAAATGAAgatcaaaatgaaaaatcaaagaaagtagaaaattcaattcgcaaaaaaaaacttttaaaaaatgaagaacaGATAAACGAACTATTCAATTCTGTCACGACAGTGGAAGAATTTCTTCACGAGGATCGTCTTCCAAACgaat gcgaaaatttatcaaaaagacttgagaaaaagaataaatgcaCGGACGAATCTGCAATATGTGATACCTTATTCGAAG aTGAGTGTATGTCACAGCAAACCAACGACAAAAATTACACTGCAATGAAAAATGATTCTTATGAAGAATCTAGTAAAGATAAACATGACAaag atgaaAAATTCTATGACTTGGActtgttttcaaataatttag atcaaCAGTGCCAGGAGGAAAATGTCTTACTGTTTGAAAATGAAATACCCGTCATATCAACTATTccgaatattttaacaaaccAGCTAAACGAGGGTTCCGCTGATGTTATACAACAGTTGAAATCTgcgattgaaataaatgatacAA tGTGCTTATTTACGTCAGTACATCGATGTAGATCAAACATTATCGAAAAACattag
- the LOC137001538 gene encoding RE1-silencing transcription factor A-like isoform X1, translated as MSDTSDSDDESRPYVIVQFVTRGRKGSIKQLDIVPRNWLDWNAKTKKIKCKFLPPPYTERDSELLHNIVKNLDTAPTSWPEYTVEIKAHGKTYADALLRLQLLNDKEFAFTSNSNEDQNEKSKKVENSIRKKKLLKNEEQINELFNSVTTVEEFLHEDRLPNESFKILKKTGEKSYAEKIGSSKLSSSSKCENLSKRLEKKNKCTDESAICDTLFEDECMSQQTNDKNYTAMKNDSYEESSKDKHDKDEKFYDLDLFSNNLDQQCQEENVLLFENEIPVISTIPNILTNQLNEGSADVIQQLKSAIEINDTMCLFTSVHRCRSNIIEKH; from the exons atgtcTGACACTAGTGATAGTGACGACGAAAGTCGTCCATACGTGATCGTCCAATTCGTGACAAGAGGAAGAAAAGGGTCCATAAAACAACTGGACATTGTGCCAAGAAATTGGCTCGACTGGAACGcgaagacaaaaaaaataaaatgtaaatttcttcCGCCACCATACACTGAGAGAGATTCCGAACTGTTACATAACATTGTAAAGAATTTAGACACTGCACCAACATCATGGCCGGAGTACACCGTGGAAATTAAAGCACATGGAA AAACGTATGCCGATGCTCTGCTtagattacaattattaaatgacaAGGAATTTGCTTTTACAAGTAATTCAAATGAAgatcaaaatgaaaaatcaaagaaagtagaaaattcaattcgcaaaaaaaaacttttaaaaaatgaagaacaGATAAACGAACTATTCAATTCTGTCACGACAGTGGAAGAATTTCTTCACGAGGATCGTCTTCCAAACgaat cttttaaaatattaaaaaagactgGCGAAAAATCATATGCAGAAAAAATTGGTTCTTCCAAATTATCTAGCTCATCTAAAT gcgaaaatttatcaaaaagacttgagaaaaagaataaatgcaCGGACGAATCTGCAATATGTGATACCTTATTCGAAG aTGAGTGTATGTCACAGCAAACCAACGACAAAAATTACACTGCAATGAAAAATGATTCTTATGAAGAATCTAGTAAAGATAAACATGACAaag atgaaAAATTCTATGACTTGGActtgttttcaaataatttag atcaaCAGTGCCAGGAGGAAAATGTCTTACTGTTTGAAAATGAAATACCCGTCATATCAACTATTccgaatattttaacaaaccAGCTAAACGAGGGTTCCGCTGATGTTATACAACAGTTGAAATCTgcgattgaaataaatgatacAA tGTGCTTATTTACGTCAGTACATCGATGTAGATCAAACATTATCGAAAAACattag